In one window of Methanoculleus chikugoensis DNA:
- the aroE gene encoding shikimate dehydrogenase, which yields MKVALIGFRGTGKTSVGRILADRLGLPFYDTDALVERRAGMPIPEIFRRAGEAHFRALEREVVASLRDVEGVIGTGGGAVCDPANVADLRRQGKIYLLTAPPGTIVNRIAGSDRPGLTGLPPEEEVRTLLLRRKKAYLGAADVCIDTGKRTPGEVVDMIVREQGYGNVTAREDAKTRKHERDALLERFGLTAVRDMLERNPGLMVCGIAGNPCAHSRSPLLYNRLFEHFEMNYHYTRFEWPDAGVIIRLANLLPLKGLSVTIPFKADVIRDLDEVDEHAAAIGAVNTVVRCGGRMYGHNTDWLGVRTPLIHRRGGRAVVLGAGGAAAAAVYALRSLDMEVTVLARRPEAARKLAERFKCRWGVLEDFRGSDADVVVHTTPVGMEPDTRSLLAADDLERKTTVFDLVYTPPETPLIRAAREAGCETIPGTEMFVYQATEQFRLITGIAVTPELVREMLA from the coding sequence GTGAAGGTCGCCCTTATCGGTTTCCGGGGGACCGGGAAGACATCAGTCGGGCGGATCCTCGCGGATCGCCTCGGGCTGCCGTTCTACGACACCGATGCGCTCGTCGAGCGGCGGGCCGGGATGCCGATCCCGGAGATCTTTCGCCGGGCCGGCGAGGCGCACTTCCGCGCCCTTGAGCGTGAGGTTGTCGCGTCGCTCAGGGATGTGGAGGGCGTGATCGGAACCGGCGGCGGGGCGGTATGCGACCCGGCAAACGTCGCCGATCTCCGGCGGCAAGGCAAGATCTATCTCCTCACCGCACCGCCCGGAACCATCGTAAACCGGATCGCCGGGAGCGACCGGCCGGGGCTGACCGGTCTCCCGCCGGAGGAGGAGGTGCGCACGCTTCTTCTCCGGAGAAAGAAGGCCTACCTCGGTGCGGCCGACGTCTGCATCGATACCGGGAAGCGCACTCCGGGAGAGGTCGTGGATATGATCGTCCGGGAGCAAGGATATGGGAATGTGACCGCACGCGAAGACGCAAAGACGCGAAAGCATGAGCGCGATGCTCTCCTTGAGCGATTCGGGCTCACGGCCGTCCGGGATATGCTCGAACGGAATCCGGGTCTCATGGTGTGCGGCATCGCCGGGAACCCCTGCGCCCACAGCAGGAGCCCGCTCCTCTACAACCGGCTCTTTGAACACTTCGAGATGAACTATCACTACACTCGCTTCGAGTGGCCGGATGCGGGAGTCATCATCCGCCTCGCAAACCTCCTCCCCCTGAAGGGCTTATCCGTCACCATCCCGTTCAAGGCCGATGTGATACGCGATCTGGATGAAGTCGACGAGCACGCGGCAGCGATCGGGGCGGTGAACACCGTCGTCCGGTGCGGAGGGAGGATGTACGGCCACAACACCGACTGGCTGGGCGTCAGGACCCCGCTCATCCACCGGCGGGGCGGGCGGGCGGTGGTGCTCGGCGCCGGGGGCGCGGCGGCCGCTGCGGTCTACGCGCTTCGTTCGCTCGATATGGAAGTCACGGTGCTTGCCCGGAGGCCGGAGGCGGCGCGGAAGCTTGCCGAGCGCTTCAAGTGCCGGTGGGGAGTACTGGAAGATTTTAGGGGGAGCGACGCCGATGTTGTGGTACACACGACCCCGGTCGGGATGGAGCCCGACACCCGGAGCCTGCTTGCCGCGGACGACCTCGAGCGGAAGACGACCGTCTTCGACCTCGTCTATACGCCGCCGGAGACGCCTCTCATCCGGGCGGCGAGGGAGGCCGGGTGCGAGACGATACCCGGCACGGAGATGTTCGTCTACCAGGCAACGGAGCAGTTCCGGCTGATCACCGGAATTGCGGTCACGCCTGAACTGGTGCGGGAGATGCTTGCATGA
- a CDS encoding pyrroline-5-carboxylate reductase family protein, with protein MDCIGIIGYGHMGSMLVNGFLSSGVLGIDEVVVTSRSRESRDACAAAWPGIGIAATNRELARQCRTIVLAVRPQETKEVLSEIVPVMDGDEHIVSLAAGIGLAEIEGMFPGSVTRVVPTITSTVGQGTTLICHGRQVGMHDALRVEGLFSAIGNVMLVGEEELPAATILSSCGPGLFAAIIEELAGATVRASGLTPEQALALATETAAATAAYLRETGETPGDLVGRVATGGGVTEVGVRGFRERLPEVFDEAVAAMLERYGAVGK; from the coding sequence ATGGATTGCATAGGAATTATCGGCTACGGGCACATGGGCAGCATGCTGGTGAACGGTTTTCTCTCGTCCGGCGTTCTCGGCATCGATGAGGTCGTGGTTACGTCCAGGAGCCGGGAGAGCCGGGATGCCTGCGCCGCAGCATGGCCCGGCATCGGCATCGCCGCAACGAACCGGGAACTCGCCCGGCAGTGCCGCACGATCGTCCTCGCCGTCAGGCCGCAGGAGACAAAAGAAGTCCTCAGCGAGATCGTCCCCGTGATGGACGGTGACGAGCATATCGTCTCGCTCGCCGCAGGCATCGGCCTCGCGGAGATCGAGGGGATGTTTCCGGGCTCGGTCACCCGGGTCGTGCCCACGATCACCTCCACGGTCGGGCAGGGGACGACGCTTATCTGCCATGGGCGGCAGGTGGGCATGCACGACGCTCTCCGGGTGGAGGGGCTCTTCTCGGCCATCGGGAATGTGATGCTCGTCGGCGAGGAAGAACTCCCGGCGGCCACCATACTCTCGAGCTGCGGGCCGGGGCTGTTCGCCGCCATCATCGAGGAACTTGCGGGCGCGACGGTTCGTGCGAGCGGTCTTACGCCGGAACAGGCGCTCGCGCTCGCGACGGAGACGGCCGCAGCTACGGCCGCCTACCTCCGGGAGACCGGCGAGACCCCCGGCGACCTGGTCGGGCGGGTCGCGACCGGCGGCGGCGTCACGGAAGTCGGCGTCCGGGGGTTCCGGGAACGGCTGCCGGAGGTCTTCGACGAGGCGGTCGCCGCCATGCTGGAACGCTACGGTGCGGTGGGGAAGTGA
- a CDS encoding chorismate synthase — protein sequence MNTFGRNFRCTTFGESHGLAVGAVVDGCPPGIPLTEADIQPYLDRRRPGKSPLESGRQETDRVEILSGVFEGRTTGAPIALLVRNRDVRSKDYDALRDVFRPGHADYTWQAKYGLRDHRGGGRSSGRETLARVAAGAVAIRCLEPCGIAIRGRVLEVHTATEPEAMEAEIRAARDAGDSVGGIVEVTAAGCPAGLGDPVFGKLDAAIAGAMMGIGAVKGVELGEGFGAARLLGSEMNDQIGEAGFLSNRAGGVLGGISTGQDIVVRLAVKPTPSIRKAQQTVDIAGKGREITVEGRHDPCIAPRIVPVAECMLAMVILDAMLEQAKYREFGE from the coding sequence ATGAACACGTTCGGAAGGAACTTCAGGTGCACGACGTTCGGCGAGAGCCACGGGTTAGCAGTGGGCGCGGTCGTCGACGGCTGCCCGCCCGGCATCCCCCTCACGGAGGCGGATATCCAGCCTTACCTCGACCGCAGGCGGCCGGGGAAGAGCCCGCTTGAGTCCGGGAGGCAGGAGACCGATCGGGTAGAGATCCTCTCAGGGGTTTTCGAGGGGCGAACGACCGGCGCCCCGATCGCGCTTCTCGTCAGGAACCGGGACGTCCGGTCGAAGGACTACGACGCGCTCCGGGACGTCTTCCGGCCGGGCCACGCGGACTACACCTGGCAGGCGAAGTACGGGCTCCGCGACCACCGCGGCGGCGGGAGGAGTTCGGGTCGGGAGACCCTTGCCCGGGTCGCCGCCGGGGCGGTGGCGATCCGATGCCTCGAACCCTGCGGCATCGCGATCCGGGGGAGGGTTCTCGAAGTGCACACCGCGACGGAGCCAGAAGCGATGGAAGCAGAGATCCGTGCCGCCCGCGATGCCGGCGACTCCGTGGGCGGGATCGTCGAGGTGACGGCGGCCGGGTGCCCGGCGGGGCTCGGCGACCCGGTCTTCGGGAAACTCGACGCCGCGATCGCCGGGGCGATGATGGGGATCGGTGCGGTGAAGGGCGTCGAGCTCGGCGAGGGGTTCGGCGCCGCCCGGTTGCTCGGAAGCGAGATGAACGACCAGATAGGCGAAGCCGGGTTTTTGAGCAACCGTGCGGGCGGCGTCCTCGGCGGGATCAGCACCGGGCAGGATATCGTCGTCCGGCTCGCCGTCAAGCCGACGCCCTCGATACGCAAGGCACAGCAGACCGTCGATATCGCCGGGAAGGGACGGGAGATTACGGTCGAAGGACGGCACGACCCCTGCATCGCGCCGCGGATCGTCCCGGTCGCGGAGTGCATGCTCGCGATGGTTATCCTGGATGCGATGCTCGAACAGGCGAAGTACCGGGAGTTTGGGGAGTAA
- a CDS encoding type I 3-dehydroquinate dehydratase: MKIVVSVENAAAIDEVTGYNPTFIEIRLDRMEGDLLDQVHAIREKTDIPLIATLRSRDEGGRFVGDADIWARIVGPIARYVDIVDVEARYRDHAPFIKSQGVQILASLHTNEMPTQPELGRIEEMLRSYGDIPKIVVRPKTREDLFELVLFTHQAQKPICTSIMGAEFRYARAVLPLFGSEFTFCHAGTPTAEGQYHIREMRQLADLLK; this comes from the coding sequence ATGAAGATCGTCGTCTCTGTGGAGAATGCCGCCGCTATCGACGAGGTGACGGGGTACAACCCGACGTTCATCGAGATCAGGCTTGACAGGATGGAGGGGGATCTGCTGGACCAGGTTCATGCGATCCGGGAGAAGACCGATATTCCGCTGATCGCCACACTCAGGAGCAGGGACGAGGGAGGCCGGTTTGTCGGCGACGCGGACATCTGGGCCCGGATTGTCGGGCCGATAGCGCGATACGTCGATATCGTGGACGTGGAAGCGCGCTACCGGGATCACGCGCCGTTCATCAAGAGTCAGGGGGTCCAGATCCTTGCGTCGCTCCACACAAACGAGATGCCCACACAGCCGGAGCTCGGGAGGATCGAGGAGATGCTCCGGTCATACGGCGATATCCCGAAGATCGTCGTGCGCCCTAAAACCCGGGAAGACCTCTTCGAACTCGTCCTCTTCACCCACCAGGCCCAGAAACCCATCTGCACGAGTATCATGGGCGCCGAGTTCCGCTACGCCCGCGCAGTCCTGCCCCTCTTCGGGTCGGAGTTCACCTTCTGCCATGCCGGCACCCCGACGGCCGAGGGGCAGTACCACATACGGGAGATGCGGCAGCTTGCGGATCTGCTGAAGTGA